DNA sequence from the Parasphingorhabdus cellanae genome:
TCTGACATCGTTGAGTGACGACCAGTTTTCCAAAATTCGGCAGACGTTTTTCGAGTCCGGCGCGCTGTTTTTCCGCGATCAGAAACTCTCTCCGGAAGACCACATCATCTTTGCCGAGCGCTGGAACGACATAGATATCAACCGCTTTTTCACATCGGTTGAAGGCTATCCGCAAATTGCCAAGGTCTTGAAAGAACCCGATCAGGACGTGAATATTGGCGGCGGCTGGCACACCGATCATAGCTATGACGAAATACCTGCGATGGGCTCCATCCTCTATGCGCTGGAAATCCCGCCAAGCGGCGGCGATACCCTGTTCGCGGGCATGCACGCGGCTTATGAGGCGCTGGACGACGCGATGAAGACGCGGCTCGAAGGCCTGAAAGCCCGGCATGGCAACGCCCATATTTTCGGCAAGGACAGCGCTTATCAAAAGAAATTTGGCGGGCGTTTCGGTAATACCGAATCCGCTGTGCAAGAGGCGATCCATCCGGTCGTGCTCAGTCATCCGGAAACCGGCGCCAAGGGGCTCTACGTCAATCCCGGTTTCACGCTCAATATCGTTGATATGGCGGAAGAAGAAAGCAAGGCGCTATTAGCCGAACTCTACGCCCACATCTCCCAGCCCGAGTTTCATTTCCGCCTGCAATGGGAAGAGGGCATGCTCGCCATGTGGGACAATCGCTCAACCTGGCATTATGCGCTAAACGATTATCAGGGCCATCGGCGCTATCTCAACCGGATTACGGTGGCGGGCGTGCCGTTGCATTGAGCTATTATCTAATGCGGTCTGTAATGGGCTATATGTATTTTTAGCCTTCCGGCTTCACATAGCGCCCCATAAACAAAATGGCATCGGTCCGGCGGTCGCGGATCAGAAAAAAGAACGGATGATCTGCCTTGAATATAACAGGTTTGGGTTCTTTCTTTCGGGCACTTGCAGTGACGACGATCCCCAGAGCCGTCGCAGCAGCAGCCTCTGTGCCCTTTTCATCAACCTCCAAAAAGGTTTGATGAATAATCCCGTCTATCGCCAACGGCTCATCCGTCATCTCCGAAAAGTCCGCTTCATTGGAAAAAGGAATTTTCATACCCAGTCGAGAGATTGGCTCTGACAGCTCTGACTTCATCTCCAGTTTAAATTTTGGAAGGGTAACTATAGTTTTGACACTAAGTGTATTTTTCAGCTTTTCAATCCATTGAACGAGTGTTGTTGATGACATCAACGCCGCGAAAATGCCGCTGACTAGCAGTGGCCTTATGACCATTAGAACACCCCTTTTTTAGGGTATAATATCTAATATTTCAGCAGTTTTTCCAAAATAGATAGTTAATGGCCGAGATTATCAAAACGATCTGGTCGTCTGAGAACCCTATTGGAATGCTTGTCGCGTCGAAGCTATCCGATTAGAGACGGCGATAGATTTCTCTAATAATGACCTCAATGGGATTCAGAATGACGACCTAGAGGCTGTCTTAAGACAATGAACAGGACCAAAAATGACCCTCATCGGCCCCGCTTCGCACAGCTATTTCTCACAGCGGCTGCGGCTGCATTATGCTGATTGGGGCAATGCAGAAAAGCCGCCGTTGATCTTGCTTCACGGCGGCAAGGATCATTGCCGCAACTGGGACTGGGTCGCTCAGGAATTGCGAGACGACTGGCATATAATTGCGCCCGATGTACGCGGCCACGGTGACAGCCAATGGAGCACCGATGGTAATTACACGACCATGGCGATGGTCACCGATCTCGCGCAGCTGGTCCATCAGCTTGATCTGTCCCCGGTCACGATCGTCGCGCACAGCATGGGCGGGAATATCGCCTTGCGCTATACCGGCCTTTATCCCGATACGGTGCGCAAGCTGGTGGCGATTGAAGGGTTAGGCCCCGGTCCCGAAATGCTCGCCGAGCGCGAGAAAATCGGTCAGCTGCAACGCGTACGCAATTCGATCAAGGAAAAGCGCAACGCCTCGGGCCGTCAGGTGAAACGTTATGCGACCTTTGAGGATGCGTTGAAACGGATGCAGGACGCAAATGGCCATTTGTCCGATGAACAGGCCCGCCATCTCACTACCCACGCCGTCATCCGCAACGAGGATGGCAGCTATAGCTGGAAATTCGATCCCTATGTCCAGCATTGGGATAGTATTGATCTGTCGCAGGATGATATTCACGAGCTATGGAGCAACATCAGCTGTCCGACCCAATTGCATTACGGCGCGGACAGCTGGGCGAGCAATCCGGAAAAAGATGGCAGGATCCAATATTTTGGCGACAATGTGACGGTGAAGGAATTTGCCGATGCGGGCCATTGGCTCCATCATGATCAGTTCGATCAGTTTGTTGGCGAGTTGCGGGATTTCCTGTAAGCTTGTTTTCGTGATCGGAGCGGGATCGGGAGATGATTGAAAAAGCGATAGAAACACTAGGCAGCGAAACCGGTATCTGGTGGATGGCAGGTGCCTATTTCGGAATGGTGCTGGCAGAGCGGGTCTATCACCTGCTCAAAGGCAGCCGCTATGACAATGCCGATGCTTTGTGCAGCATTGGGCTCAATCTTTTGGGCAGCGTTATCAAGCTACTATTCGGACTGGTGCTGCCATTTGCGCTCTACATCCTCGTCTATGAAAATTTCCGGTTTTTCACCATCGACAATCTCGCGCTGGCGGCGCTGCTCGCTTTTGTCGTGCACGAGCTGTCTTATTATTGGGATCACCGACTGGGCCACCGCGTCGGGCTGCTCTGGGCGTTTCACTCGATCCATCATAGCTCGAATGAATT
Encoded proteins:
- a CDS encoding TauD/TfdA dioxygenase family protein encodes the protein MQISKASEAVGAIVEDVDLTSLSDDQFSKIRQTFFESGALFFRDQKLSPEDHIIFAERWNDIDINRFFTSVEGYPQIAKVLKEPDQDVNIGGGWHTDHSYDEIPAMGSILYALEIPPSGGDTLFAGMHAAYEALDDAMKTRLEGLKARHGNAHIFGKDSAYQKKFGGRFGNTESAVQEAIHPVVLSHPETGAKGLYVNPGFTLNIVDMAEEESKALLAELYAHISQPEFHFRLQWEEGMLAMWDNRSTWHYALNDYQGHRRYLNRITVAGVPLH
- a CDS encoding serpin family protein, yielding MVIRPLLVSGIFAALMSSTTLVQWIEKLKNTLSVKTIVTLPKFKLEMKSELSEPISRLGMKIPFSNEADFSEMTDEPLAIDGIIHQTFLEVDEKGTEAAAATALGIVVTASARKKEPKPVIFKADHPFFFLIRDRRTDAILFMGRYVKPEG
- a CDS encoding alpha/beta fold hydrolase, whose translation is MTLIGPASHSYFSQRLRLHYADWGNAEKPPLILLHGGKDHCRNWDWVAQELRDDWHIIAPDVRGHGDSQWSTDGNYTTMAMVTDLAQLVHQLDLSPVTIVAHSMGGNIALRYTGLYPDTVRKLVAIEGLGPGPEMLAEREKIGQLQRVRNSIKEKRNASGRQVKRYATFEDALKRMQDANGHLSDEQARHLTTHAVIRNEDGSYSWKFDPYVQHWDSIDLSQDDIHELWSNISCPTQLHYGADSWASNPEKDGRIQYFGDNVTVKEFADAGHWLHHDQFDQFVGELRDFL